The Desulfitobacterium chlororespirans DSM 11544 genome contains a region encoding:
- a CDS encoding BlaI/MecI/CopY family transcriptional regulator: MGKLQKMSEAEREIMQFVWAAGPSVSSAKLLDDLKTINREWKPNTVLTFLARLIEKGILTSVRHGRSNEYIPLITESEYKQFETRTFLNSVHDGSVKSFITALYEGNDLTAEEIAELKQWFSQKEAKE; this comes from the coding sequence ATGGGTAAACTTCAAAAGATGTCGGAGGCTGAACGGGAAATCATGCAGTTTGTATGGGCGGCCGGCCCCTCGGTTTCCTCTGCAAAATTACTTGACGATTTAAAAACGATTAACAGGGAGTGGAAGCCCAACACGGTTTTAACCTTTCTCGCCCGCTTGATCGAAAAAGGTATTTTGACCTCTGTACGGCATGGGCGGTCAAACGAGTACATACCGCTGATTACCGAGAGCGAATACAAACAGTTTGAAACACGAACGTTTCTTAACTCTGTCCATGACGGTTCTGTAAAGAGTTTTATCACCGCCTTATACGAGGGCAACGACTTGACCGCCGAGGAAATAGCCGAACTAAAACAGTGGTTTTCGCAAAAGGAGGCAAAAGAATGA
- a CDS encoding M23/M56 family metallopeptidase yields the protein MFIILHGIQFIRFKRKIMRTSLPIDDPGTLLALKNSMTEMGIKGKLRLLSNNIIKTPMLAGLFKTWLILPEVAMSERELNVILKHELTHFKRRDLWVKFLTLVANAIHWFNPAAYRLTKNIDTFCELSCDEQVVSDMNREERQFYGETILNVLCRVIHQHSGMYATLAESKKGMERRLTHMMNVKNTSKPIVIISFMIAAALCLTGFATASVMNVTGAEKSSVGESNTTEDTYAGGNYLWPLTGYHVISAEYGSRMHPVEKAMVFHDGIDIPAPGGTPILAANTGKVVEKGKNATDGYYVILDHSNGQKTFYSHLSDYAESLANDDTVQQGDIIGYVGKTGDATGNHLHFGLTVDGEHIDPMSVFTEEN from the coding sequence GTGTTCATTATTTTGCATGGTATTCAGTTTATTCGGTTTAAGCGGAAAATCATGCGGACAAGTTTGCCAATTGATGATCCGGGAACACTTCTGGCCCTAAAAAACTCGATGACTGAAATGGGTATAAAGGGCAAGCTCCGGCTATTGTCAAACAATATCATTAAAACACCCATGCTGGCCGGCCTGTTCAAAACATGGTTAATACTGCCCGAAGTGGCAATGAGCGAAAGGGAGCTTAACGTTATTCTCAAGCATGAGCTTACTCATTTCAAGCGGCGTGATTTATGGGTGAAATTTCTGACGCTTGTGGCAAACGCAATCCATTGGTTTAATCCGGCCGCGTACCGGCTGACGAAAAACATTGATACTTTCTGCGAGCTTTCCTGTGACGAGCAGGTGGTATCGGATATGAACAGGGAAGAACGGCAATTTTATGGCGAAACGATCCTCAATGTCCTGTGCAGGGTTATCCATCAACATTCGGGCATGTACGCTACCCTTGCGGAATCAAAAAAAGGAATGGAAAGAAGGTTGACACATATGATGAACGTAAAAAACACCTCAAAACCAATTGTTATCATTTCATTTATGATCGCTGCTGCATTATGTTTAACAGGCTTTGCGACGGCATCAGTCATGAATGTAACCGGAGCGGAAAAATCGTCTGTTGGGGAATCAAATACAACGGAGGATACCTATGCCGGTGGAAATTACCTTTGGCCTTTAACGGGTTATCATGTTATCAGCGCTGAATATGGTTCTCGCATGCACCCGGTTGAAAAGGCCATGGTCTTCCATGATGGGATAGACATCCCGGCACCTGGCGGCACTCCCATACTGGCGGCCAATACGGGTAAAGTCGTTGAGAAAGGCAAAAATGCGACGGACGGCTATTATGTCATTTTAGATCACAGCAACGGTCAAAAAACTTTCTATTCCCATCTATCAGACTATGCAGAAAGCCTTGCCAATGATGATACGGTACAACAAGGTGATATCATTGGCTATGTCGGTAAAACAGGCGATGCAACAGGTAATCATCTGCACTTTGGCTTGACTGTTGACGGTGAGCACATTGACCCGATGAGCGTTTTTACAGAGGAGAATTGA
- a CDS encoding ABC transporter ATP-binding protein, which produces MTEKQPLLSLQGIKKHFPVGSGLFGQKSNSVKAVDGVSLDIYPGQTVGLVGESGCGKSTIGRMVVGLTEPTAGEIYFEGRKLSEYKSKKAMGKNLQMIFQDSYSSLNPRMTVADIIAEPLVLHKVGTHKERGKRVDELLERVGLAAYHGSRYPIEFSGGQRQRIGIARSLALQPKLIVCDEPVSALDVSIQAQILNLLKEIQKDLGLSYLFIAHGIQVVKHISDQIAVMYLGKIAEFAGKEELFANPHHPYTKALLAAVPLPDPKLRDRERILLKGDLPSPANPPAGCRFHTRCPVAMEKCKVTDPALIPTSQDSRTACLLYDMSIV; this is translated from the coding sequence ATGACAGAGAAGCAACCGCTCTTGTCACTCCAGGGCATTAAAAAACACTTCCCGGTGGGAAGCGGGCTTTTCGGCCAAAAAAGCAATTCCGTAAAAGCTGTGGACGGTGTCAGCCTGGATATTTACCCCGGTCAAACCGTGGGTCTGGTGGGGGAGTCCGGCTGCGGGAAATCAACCATCGGCCGCATGGTGGTGGGGCTTACCGAGCCCACCGCCGGGGAGATCTATTTTGAAGGGAGAAAGCTTTCCGAGTACAAAAGCAAAAAAGCCATGGGCAAGAACCTGCAGATGATCTTCCAGGATTCCTATTCTTCACTGAATCCCCGCATGACGGTCGCCGATATTATTGCCGAGCCCCTTGTTCTCCATAAAGTGGGGACCCATAAAGAGCGGGGGAAAAGGGTGGATGAACTGCTGGAAAGAGTGGGGCTGGCCGCTTATCACGGCAGCAGGTATCCCATTGAATTTTCCGGGGGACAAAGACAAAGAATCGGCATTGCCCGATCCCTTGCCCTCCAGCCCAAACTGATCGTCTGCGATGAGCCTGTTTCAGCCCTGGACGTATCCATTCAAGCCCAAATTCTCAATCTGCTGAAAGAAATTCAAAAGGATTTGGGACTGTCCTATCTGTTCATCGCCCACGGAATTCAAGTGGTCAAGCACATCAGCGATCAAATCGCCGTCATGTATTTAGGCAAAATCGCTGAATTCGCCGGGAAAGAGGAACTGTTCGCCAACCCTCATCATCCCTATACCAAGGCCTTATTAGCCGCCGTACCCTTACCCGATCCCAAGCTGCGGGACAGAGAGCGGATTCTTTTAAAAGGAGATCTCCCCAGCCCGGCCAATCCCCCCGCCGGCTGCCGTTTCCATACACGCTGCCCTGTGGCCATGGAAAAATGTAAAGTGACCGATCCGGCTCTCATCCCAACCTCCCAGGATAGCAGGACAGCCTGCTTATTATACGATATGTCCATTGTCTGA
- a CDS encoding ABC transporter ATP-binding protein yields MKTETPLLEVNHLKTYIPTSKGEIKPVDDVSFTIAKGEIVALVGESGSGKSVSSLSIMRLNAGAIKYRPDSSILFAGRDLLKLKEKELRKIRGNDIAMIFQDPMSALNPVHPIGRQIAEAILLHKKVSPKEAQKTALELLNKVGIPDAQRRLKDYPHQLSGGMRQRAMIAIALACNPKLLIADEPTTALDVTIQSQILNLLRDLQKEFGISILLITHDLGVVAETADRVLVMYCGKIVEEGNVEDIFAHPRHPYTKGLMVSIPSLSGPSKETLDAIPGVVPNPLELPTGCNFVTRCGSAMAKCHEVAPELEQHPSGNRVSCWLHTSGKGDDEDDREATALVTPGH; encoded by the coding sequence TTGAAGACAGAAACACCCTTGCTGGAAGTCAATCATTTAAAAACCTACATCCCCACGTCCAAAGGTGAAATCAAGCCTGTGGATGACGTTTCCTTCACCATTGCCAAAGGTGAGATTGTCGCCTTAGTCGGTGAATCAGGAAGCGGGAAAAGTGTTTCTTCCCTTTCCATCATGAGATTGAATGCCGGCGCCATCAAATACCGTCCGGACAGTTCCATCCTCTTTGCAGGCCGGGACTTATTGAAACTAAAGGAAAAAGAATTAAGAAAGATCCGCGGCAACGACATCGCCATGATTTTCCAGGATCCCATGTCCGCCCTCAACCCGGTCCATCCCATCGGCAGGCAAATTGCCGAAGCGATTCTGCTTCATAAAAAAGTCAGCCCTAAGGAAGCGCAAAAAACCGCCCTGGAGCTGCTCAATAAAGTCGGCATTCCTGATGCCCAAAGGCGTCTCAAGGATTACCCCCACCAATTATCCGGCGGGATGAGGCAAAGAGCCATGATCGCCATCGCTCTGGCCTGCAATCCGAAACTGCTGATCGCTGATGAACCGACCACAGCCCTGGACGTGACCATCCAGTCCCAGATCTTAAATCTGTTGAGAGATTTGCAGAAGGAATTTGGGATTTCTATCCTTCTGATTACTCATGACCTCGGTGTTGTAGCGGAAACCGCCGACCGGGTGCTGGTCATGTATTGCGGAAAGATTGTGGAAGAAGGTAATGTGGAAGACATTTTTGCCCATCCCCGGCATCCCTATACCAAGGGGCTGATGGTCAGTATTCCGTCATTGTCCGGACCCTCCAAGGAAACCCTGGACGCCATTCCGGGGGTGGTGCCCAATCCCCTGGAACTGCCCACGGGCTGTAATTTCGTGACCCGCTGCGGGTCGGCCATGGCGAAATGTCACGAGGTTGCTCCCGAGTTGGAGCAGCACCCTTCAGGGAACCGGGTTTCCTGCTGGCTCCACACATCAGGGAAGGGGGATGATGAAGATGACAGAGAAGCAACCGCTCTTGTCACTCCAGGGCATTAA
- a CDS encoding ABC transporter permease, with amino-acid sequence MSFKTIFKRLRAERLAFASFIFLVMLVSVALLAPHIQPYDPFKQDLTKVMQLPSAEHWLGTDGLGCDVLSKMLMGSQTAIKSALFAIMIPLLVGVPLGVLSGYFGGVIDDVFMRIVDAIIAIPALILALGITSALGVNLWNAMMAIGIVFTPKFARLARGQTLQVRLEPYVEAAKISGAGFVWIMFRHILPNISPPIVVQASFNLSMAILTETTLSFLGMGAQPPDVSWGNLIQQGYSLIYINPWMIVYPGIAIMLTILAGNFLGDGLRVALDPKQQKIV; translated from the coding sequence ATGAGTTTTAAAACGATTTTTAAACGCTTGAGGGCGGAAAGACTCGCTTTTGCCAGCTTTATTTTCCTGGTCATGCTCGTCAGCGTCGCCCTGCTTGCTCCTCATATTCAACCTTATGACCCCTTCAAGCAAGATTTAACCAAAGTCATGCAGCTCCCCAGTGCCGAGCATTGGCTGGGTACGGACGGGCTGGGCTGTGATGTTTTGAGCAAAATGCTCATGGGTTCCCAGACGGCGATTAAGTCGGCCTTGTTTGCCATTATGATTCCCCTCCTGGTCGGGGTGCCTTTGGGGGTCTTAAGCGGTTATTTCGGCGGTGTGATCGATGATGTTTTCATGCGCATCGTCGATGCCATCATCGCCATTCCTGCCCTCATCCTGGCCTTAGGCATTACCAGCGCCCTGGGCGTCAACCTCTGGAATGCCATGATGGCCATCGGGATTGTCTTTACCCCGAAATTCGCCAGACTGGCCAGAGGTCAGACCCTGCAGGTACGGCTGGAGCCCTATGTGGAGGCGGCGAAGATCTCCGGGGCGGGCTTTGTCTGGATTATGTTCAGACACATTCTTCCCAATATTTCCCCGCCCATCGTTGTCCAGGCTTCCTTCAACCTCAGTATGGCCATTCTTACGGAAACCACCCTCAGCTTTCTGGGCATGGGCGCCCAGCCTCCCGATGTCAGCTGGGGGAACCTGATCCAGCAAGGCTACAGTCTGATTTACATTAATCCCTGGATGATCGTTTATCCCGGGATTGCCATCATGCTGACCATCCTGGCCGGAAACTTCCTCGGCGATGGTCTGAGGGTAGCCCTTGATCCCAAACAACAAAAGATAGTCTAA
- a CDS encoding ABC transporter permease codes for MFLKFMLRRFLYVIPMLFITTLVVFSLILLIPGDPVLAILGENATYEKVAELRQQLGLDQPVIMQYIHWLNNAVHGDLGRSLFTGQLVGHAIQQHLAITIQLVAVGMTFAIAGGMFFAITSIYFPKSWMDYAARFLGTLGTAVPNFLCAMILIIIFSLNLNWLPATGFISITDGAGSFLKHILLPGFSLSLAGIAVITRQLRSSLMETMDAEYIRTAYAKGAGRYRAIFKHGLQNAMLPVVTTIGLLMGTMLGATVVVENIFAIPGMGQLVINAIGQRDFTVVQGVVLVMIVMVVVINFLTDIVYALLDPRIEY; via the coding sequence ATGTTTCTGAAATTCATGCTGCGGCGCTTCCTTTACGTCATCCCCATGCTGTTCATTACCACCCTCGTCGTCTTTTCTCTGATTCTGCTCATCCCGGGTGATCCGGTCCTGGCCATTCTCGGTGAAAATGCCACCTATGAAAAAGTGGCGGAACTGCGCCAGCAATTAGGGCTGGATCAACCGGTGATCATGCAATATATTCATTGGTTAAATAACGCGGTTCATGGGGATTTGGGGAGATCCCTCTTTACCGGACAACTGGTCGGACACGCCATCCAGCAGCACCTTGCCATTACGATCCAGCTGGTTGCCGTGGGCATGACCTTTGCCATTGCCGGCGGGATGTTTTTTGCCATTACCTCCATTTACTTTCCCAAGAGCTGGATGGACTATGCCGCCCGCTTTTTAGGAACCTTGGGCACAGCGGTACCCAATTTTTTATGCGCTATGATCCTGATTATTATTTTCAGCTTAAACCTGAATTGGCTGCCGGCCACCGGCTTTATCAGCATTACCGACGGCGCGGGCTCCTTTTTAAAACATATCCTGCTGCCCGGCTTCTCCCTGAGTTTAGCCGGGATAGCCGTCATCACCCGGCAATTGCGCTCCTCCTTGATGGAAACCATGGATGCGGAGTATATACGCACCGCCTATGCCAAAGGGGCCGGCCGCTACCGGGCGATTTTCAAGCACGGCCTGCAAAACGCCATGCTGCCCGTGGTCACCACCATCGGTCTTTTAATGGGCACCATGCTGGGTGCCACGGTGGTTGTGGAAAACATTTTTGCCATTCCGGGCATGGGCCAGCTGGTGATCAATGCTATTGGCCAGCGGGATTTCACCGTGGTCCAGGGTGTTGTCCTGGTCATGATTGTGATGGTCGTGGTGATTAACTTCCTGACCGATATTGTGTATGCCTTATTGGATCCGCGAATCGAGTATTAG
- a CDS encoding ABC transporter substrate-binding protein yields the protein MSKLKRRSLTMVTLFVVLMMVISGCGSQSGSTKTPDTPPTANPASESPGTPQHGGSLTVAYVADVTNFDPIKGTTGNDHALLWPLYDTLVKFTPDMKPVPGLAESWEFPDNTTILLHLREGVKFSDGSPFNAEAVKFNIDRVNSTDSQISDLKNIQSVEVVDDKTVKLQLSQPDSSIILALSDRGGMMISPTAVKTHGADYSLHPVGAGPFIVTSHIPNGEIGYEANQNYWQKGLPYLDKLTVKVIPDANSQINALKTGQVDFLANVQPQMVATLKADANIVLSPTNTLALNMIYLRTDAPPFNDKAARLAVLYGINRQQLIDAINFGQGTVAVQPFPKDYWAHDDSINIPYDPEKSKQLLKDAGLSNVSFTLTTYPIEWWTRLANGIKGQLEEVGITVTIKTLEPNAAVQSFLGDKETNALTGNWSGRPDPQMTIASLYGKDSYYNPGKATTPELESLIKEAAATTDQNQRSGLYKKIVNTSVVENAFSIPTFSQPMTAAMNKKIQGFEPNLLGKAIFSSLWVEQK from the coding sequence ATGTCAAAACTAAAAAGAAGAAGTCTCACGATGGTAACGCTTTTCGTTGTTTTGATGATGGTCATCTCAGGATGCGGTTCGCAATCAGGTTCAACCAAGACACCGGATACCCCCCCAACTGCCAATCCAGCCAGTGAATCACCAGGGACTCCTCAACATGGCGGCTCATTGACGGTGGCCTATGTGGCAGATGTGACCAACTTTGACCCCATCAAAGGGACCACAGGCAATGACCATGCCTTATTATGGCCCCTCTATGATACCTTGGTTAAATTCACCCCGGATATGAAGCCGGTGCCGGGTCTGGCCGAATCCTGGGAATTTCCGGATAACACGACCATCCTTCTCCATCTGCGGGAGGGGGTAAAGTTTTCCGACGGGTCGCCCTTCAATGCCGAGGCTGTAAAATTTAATATCGATCGCGTCAATTCCACGGATTCACAAATCAGCGATTTAAAGAATATCCAAAGCGTGGAAGTCGTTGACGATAAAACGGTGAAGCTGCAGTTGTCCCAGCCTGATTCATCGATCATTCTGGCTTTATCGGATCGGGGCGGCATGATGATTTCCCCGACGGCAGTGAAGACCCATGGGGCAGATTATTCCCTCCATCCCGTGGGCGCCGGTCCCTTCATCGTCACCAGCCATATTCCCAATGGCGAGATTGGCTACGAAGCCAATCAAAATTACTGGCAAAAGGGTCTGCCCTATCTGGATAAACTGACGGTCAAAGTGATTCCTGATGCCAATTCCCAGATCAATGCCCTGAAAACCGGTCAGGTTGATTTTCTGGCCAATGTGCAGCCCCAGATGGTTGCGACTTTAAAAGCTGATGCGAATATTGTCTTAAGTCCTACCAACACCCTGGCTTTGAATATGATTTATCTCCGCACGGATGCCCCGCCCTTTAACGATAAAGCGGCCAGATTGGCTGTATTATACGGCATTAACCGCCAGCAATTGATCGATGCGATTAACTTCGGCCAGGGGACAGTGGCCGTTCAGCCCTTCCCTAAAGATTACTGGGCCCATGACGACAGTATCAACATACCCTATGACCCGGAAAAATCCAAACAGCTGCTGAAGGATGCCGGTCTCAGCAATGTTTCTTTCACCTTAACCACCTACCCGATTGAATGGTGGACCAGGCTGGCCAATGGGATTAAAGGACAGCTGGAAGAGGTGGGAATCACCGTCACGATTAAAACCCTGGAACCCAACGCAGCCGTGCAGAGTTTTCTCGGCGACAAAGAAACCAATGCCCTCACCGGCAACTGGTCGGGGCGGCCTGATCCGCAAATGACCATTGCCAGCCTTTACGGAAAAGACAGCTATTATAATCCGGGCAAAGCCACGACTCCGGAACTTGAATCATTGATCAAAGAGGCTGCGGCCACCACCGATCAGAATCAACGGTCCGGGCTGTATAAGAAAATAGTCAACACCTCCGTCGTGGAAAATGCCTTCTCCATCCCCACCTTCTCCCAACCCATGACAGCCGCTATGAACAAGAAGATCCAAGGCTTTGAGCCGAACCTGCTAGGAAAGGCGATCTTTTCCTCCCTTTGGGTGGAGCAAAAATAA
- a CDS encoding carboxylesterase/lipase family protein, which translates to MSATLVETRFGLVEGIREGGVSIWKGIPYAAPPLHSLRFRPPQEPAAWAGVREAKEFGPAALQGESPSMKFLGDSPLHKSEDCLYLNIWSPGADQRRRPVLVWIHGGSFMYGSGSSHLYDGKSFAEQGDVVVVTLNYRLGVFGFLHLSDIGGEAYRGSGNCGLLDQVAALTWVRENIGAFGGDPHNVTIFGESAGAVSVGNLLAMPLARGLFHKAILQSGTARCKVTLEAAAKMTEQLLAQLQIDRQNLSELAALPAEKIIEASGIFPRRAFGPVGDGVVIPEHPEKALYAGLTKDIPVLVGTNAHENKLFTYFDPAWKDMDESEIKAFLERTFGSSLATGSHSAAQADALNQALNQALSRALNQAGYEDAMTHYVFTYPAIYFSEGQAKHGAPVWMYRFDYASKALGGEAKAFHGLEIPFVWNTLLAQETEELTGKEPCRFQLAGLMHRAWIAFARHGDPNTPGLPDWPPYNEENRATMLFNTHNEVVNDPDGRQRLSWEHVFKN; encoded by the coding sequence ATGTCAGCGACCCTAGTAGAAACCCGCTTTGGTCTGGTGGAAGGGATTAGGGAAGGCGGGGTCAGCATTTGGAAAGGGATACCTTATGCGGCCCCGCCCCTTCACTCCCTCCGCTTCCGTCCCCCCCAAGAACCGGCGGCCTGGGCGGGGGTGAGGGAAGCCAAAGAGTTTGGTCCGGCGGCACTCCAGGGGGAGAGCCCCTCCATGAAGTTTTTGGGTGACTCGCCGCTGCATAAAAGCGAGGATTGCTTATATCTCAACATCTGGTCCCCAGGCGCCGATCAGAGAAGACGGCCTGTGCTGGTTTGGATACATGGGGGTTCCTTTATGTATGGCTCCGGTTCAAGCCATTTGTATGACGGGAAATCCTTCGCCGAACAAGGGGATGTGGTGGTGGTCACCCTCAATTATCGCCTGGGTGTGTTTGGTTTTCTTCATTTAAGCGATATAGGGGGTGAAGCCTACCGGGGTTCAGGAAATTGCGGACTTCTGGATCAAGTGGCCGCCTTAACATGGGTCAGGGAAAATATCGGAGCCTTTGGCGGTGATCCCCATAATGTGACGATTTTTGGTGAATCGGCGGGAGCCGTCAGTGTCGGCAATCTGCTGGCCATGCCCCTGGCCCGGGGGCTTTTTCACAAGGCCATCCTGCAGAGCGGAACGGCCCGCTGTAAAGTAACCCTGGAAGCAGCGGCGAAAATGACGGAACAACTCCTTGCTCAGCTTCAGATCGATCGGCAGAATTTATCGGAATTGGCAGCCCTCCCCGCAGAAAAAATTATCGAGGCCAGCGGGATTTTTCCGCGCCGGGCCTTTGGTCCGGTCGGCGACGGCGTTGTCATTCCCGAGCATCCGGAAAAAGCGCTGTATGCAGGTTTGACCAAAGATATTCCGGTATTGGTGGGCACCAACGCCCATGAGAACAAGCTGTTTACATATTTTGATCCGGCGTGGAAAGACATGGATGAAAGTGAAATCAAGGCTTTCCTGGAACGGACCTTTGGCTCAAGCTTGGCGACCGGCTCCCACAGTGCTGCCCAGGCGGACGCTTTGAACCAAGCCTTGAATCAAGCCCTGAGCCGAGCCTTGAATCAGGCAGGCTATGAAGATGCGATGACTCATTATGTCTTTACCTATCCGGCCATTTATTTCAGTGAAGGTCAGGCAAAGCATGGTGCGCCTGTCTGGATGTATCGGTTTGACTACGCAAGCAAGGCCTTAGGAGGAGAGGCCAAGGCTTTTCATGGCCTGGAGATTCCTTTTGTCTGGAATACCTTGCTTGCTCAGGAAACGGAAGAGCTGACAGGAAAAGAGCCCTGCCGCTTCCAACTGGCCGGACTGATGCATCGAGCCTGGATTGCTTTCGCCCGCCATGGTGATCCGAACACCCCGGGATTGCCTGATTGGCCCCCCTACAATGAGGAAAACCGGGCCACCATGCTTTTCAATACTCATAATGAGGTCGTCAATGACCCTGACGGCCGCCAGCGCTTGAGCTGGGAACACGTTTTTAAAAATTAA
- a CDS encoding acetyl-CoA C-acetyltransferase encodes MQDVVIVSAVRTPIASFGGALQGYGAVNLGALVIREAVQRAGIQGKQVDEVIMGNVLQAGLGQNPARQAALKAGLPVETTAQTINVVCGSGLKAVVAAAQAIRGGDAEIVAAGGMESMSDAAFLLEQARWGQRMGHGTLVDSMIKDGLWCAFNEYHMGITAENVAERYGISRREQDEFAAWSQAKAVAAIAEGRFREEIVPVTIPQRKGEPVIFDRDEYPRAGTTVETLGKLKPAFKKDGTVTAGNASGINDAAAACVLMSKEKAAALGIPYLAAIKGYGMAGVDPAIMGVGPVNAVKKALQKAGIALDELDLIEANEAFAAQALAVTKELGLPTEKVNVNGGAIALGHPIGASGARILVTLVHEMKKRQDKLGLATLCIGGGQGIALVVGG; translated from the coding sequence TTGCAGGATGTCGTCATCGTCAGTGCGGTTCGTACCCCCATTGCCTCCTTCGGGGGCGCTTTGCAGGGGTATGGAGCCGTCAATTTAGGAGCGCTGGTTATTCGGGAAGCGGTGCAGAGAGCGGGTATTCAGGGGAAGCAAGTGGATGAAGTCATCATGGGCAATGTGCTGCAAGCCGGACTGGGGCAGAATCCTGCCCGCCAGGCGGCCCTGAAAGCGGGGCTGCCTGTAGAAACGACGGCCCAGACCATCAATGTGGTTTGCGGTTCGGGACTTAAAGCGGTGGTTGCCGCGGCCCAGGCCATTAGGGGCGGAGATGCCGAAATCGTGGCGGCAGGCGGGATGGAAAGCATGTCGGATGCGGCCTTTCTTCTGGAACAGGCCAGATGGGGCCAGCGCATGGGCCATGGAACCCTTGTGGACAGCATGATCAAGGATGGCCTGTGGTGTGCTTTCAACGAGTATCATATGGGGATTACGGCGGAAAATGTCGCGGAAAGATACGGCATCAGCCGCAGGGAGCAGGATGAGTTTGCAGCCTGGAGCCAGGCCAAGGCTGTGGCGGCCATAGCAGAAGGCCGCTTTAGGGAGGAGATCGTCCCGGTGACGATCCCCCAAAGAAAAGGGGAACCGGTTATTTTCGACAGGGATGAATACCCCCGGGCCGGCACAACGGTGGAAACATTAGGGAAGTTAAAACCGGCCTTCAAAAAAGACGGCACGGTAACCGCCGGCAATGCTTCCGGTATCAATGATGCCGCCGCGGCCTGTGTGCTGATGAGCAAAGAAAAGGCCGCTGCCCTGGGGATTCCTTATCTGGCGGCCATTAAAGGCTACGGCATGGCAGGGGTGGACCCGGCGATTATGGGAGTCGGGCCGGTCAATGCCGTGAAAAAGGCTTTGCAGAAAGCAGGGATTGCTCTGGATGAGCTTGATCTGATCGAGGCCAATGAAGCCTTTGCCGCACAGGCTTTAGCTGTCACCAAAGAATTGGGCCTCCCCACGGAGAAGGTGAACGTCAATGGCGGGGCTATTGCCCTGGGGCATCCCATCGGCGCCAGCGGCGCCCGTATTCTCGTCACCTTAGTGCACGAAATGAAAAAACGCCAGGATAAGCTGGGCCTGGCCACCCTTTGCATCGGCGGCGGGCAGGGCATCGCCCTTGTTGTCGGGGGCTGA
- a CDS encoding glucose 1-dehydrogenase: MAKFAGRVAVITGGAKGIGEAIVRKFYGEGAKVAVLDVDAAGAQQLALELDPSGEKVIGLGCNVVSREDVKAAFAAIMAKFGTVDILVNNAGITRDAIFHKMTEQQWDDVMAVNGKGLFNCTQEAWLIMREKKYGKICNLSSTNSSGEAGQANYSFTKAGTIAFTKSLAREGGRYNINVNCVRPGVIDTEMMRAVPEQALEDYINKTAFKRMGQPSEVADVIAYLCSEESSFVTGEEILVAGGYIYR; this comes from the coding sequence ATGGCAAAATTTGCGGGCAGAGTTGCTGTGATTACCGGCGGAGCCAAAGGGATCGGGGAAGCGATTGTCAGAAAGTTCTATGGGGAGGGAGCAAAGGTTGCGGTGCTTGATGTGGATGCTGCCGGCGCCCAGCAGCTGGCTCTGGAACTGGATCCCAGCGGCGAAAAGGTGATCGGTCTGGGCTGCAATGTGGTCAGCCGTGAGGATGTAAAGGCCGCTTTTGCAGCAATTATGGCCAAGTTTGGGACGGTGGATATCCTTGTCAATAATGCCGGAATTACCCGGGATGCCATCTTTCATAAAATGACGGAGCAGCAATGGGATGATGTGATGGCCGTCAACGGCAAAGGGCTGTTTAACTGCACCCAGGAAGCCTGGCTGATTATGAGGGAGAAAAAGTACGGCAAGATTTGCAATTTGTCCTCCACCAATTCCAGCGGCGAAGCCGGGCAGGCCAATTACTCCTTCACCAAAGCGGGCACCATTGCCTTTACCAAGAGTCTGGCCAGAGAAGGGGGAAGATACAACATCAACGTCAACTGCGTGCGCCCTGGGGTGATCGACACGGAAATGATGCGGGCCGTGCCGGAGCAGGCTCTGGAAGATTACATCAACAAGACCGCCTTTAAACGGATGGGGCAGCCCTCGGAAGTGGCGGACGTCATCGCTTATTTGTGCAGTGAAGAGTCCTCCTTTGTTACCGGCGAGGAAATTCTGGTAGCCGGCGGCTATATCTACAGATAA